One Candidatus Chazhemtobacterium aquaticus genomic window, CTCGTGGAGCGGTGGCTGAGTTTACTGCCATGGTTTTCCTACCACTAATTTTTTACGCCATCAGGGAATTTATCAAAACCAAACAAACCAAAAACTTAATCATCCTCTCCCTTTCCTATTCCGGCTTGCTCTTAAGCCATAACCTAACCACGTTAGCCTTTACTCCCTTGGCCGCCATCTGGGGTCTTTTCTATCTCTACCATTACCGTCGTTTTCGCCTGCTTCCCCACCTTATCTTCTCCGCTCTTTTAGGAGTTGGCCTATCCGCCTTTTTTATCCTTCCTGCTTTCTTTGAAAAACCCTTTGTTCATTTAGAGACCATGACCGTTGGCTACTTTAACTATCTAGCTCACTTTGTTTCCCTAGGTCAGCTTTTCTTCTCCTCTTTCTGGGGCTTTGGTTCATCCGAATTAGGTCCCTACGATGATCTTGGCTTTGCTATTGGTACTCTTCACTGGTTCTTGCTTGGTATTGCCCTCATCTTTGCCCTGCTTCGTTTTCGCCGTCAGCGCCAATACGCTCTACCGGTTTTACTGCTTGGACTTTTCTTTATATCCTCTGTCTTCATGACTCACCAGCGTTCCGTCTTTATCTGGAACAATCTGCCCTTCTTAAAATACTTCCAGTTTCCCTGGCGCTTCCTGGTCATCGCCACTTTTGCCTCCTCTGCAGCCGGCGGTAGTCTGCTTGCTTTCACCTCTCATCTACCCACTCGCAAATGGTTACTTATCACTCTTTCTTTCTTTGTTATATTGCTTAACTTTAATTTCTTTAAGCCCCAGTCCTGGATTAACATCACTGACCAGGAAAAGTTCTCCGGCCCCTCCTGGGACAAACAAATGACCATCAGCATTTTTGACTACCTACCCATCTTCGCTAACATGCCTCCTTCTCAACCTGCTCCCAATCAGCCAGAGTTGCTTGAAGGTGCTGCCACAGTTACCGACTACCAAAAGGGGAGTCACTGGCAATCAGGCAATCTTGAGGTTATCTCCAACCAGGCCACCATCCGCCTACCCCTCTTCTATTACCCAGGTTTTACTCTCACTCTTGACAACAAAACTCACCCCTTAACCTACGACAATCCATTGGGTCTTATTACCTTTACCACTCCTCAAGGCAACCACTCCTTCCATGTCAAG contains:
- a CDS encoding 6-pyruvoyl-tetrahydropterin synthase-related protein, which gives rise to MSLLKRLKSSRLAILILLFVISIPTFIKMARPGYFPMHDDMQAMRVLQLDRCVNDGQLPCRWVPDMGYGYGYPQFIFYSPLPYYSMEAFHLLGFSLLDSVKIVMSLGFLLAGMTMYLLGSSLWGRAGGLLSAILYLYAPYRASDLYSRGAVAEFTAMVFLPLIFYAIREFIKTKQTKNLIILSLSYSGLLLSHNLTTLAFTPLAAIWGLFYLYHYRRFRLLPHLIFSALLGVGLSAFFILPAFFEKPFVHLETMTVGYFNYLAHFVSLGQLFFSSFWGFGSSELGPYDDLGFAIGTLHWFLLGIALIFALLRFRRQRQYALPVLLLGLFFISSVFMTHQRSVFIWNNLPFLKYFQFPWRFLVIATFASSAAGGSLLAFTSHLPTRKWLLITLSFFVILLNFNFFKPQSWINITDQEKFSGPSWDKQMTISIFDYLPIFANMPPSQPAPNQPELLEGAATVTDYQKGSHWQSGNLEVISNQATIRLPLFYYPGFTLTLDNKTHPLTYDNPLGLITFTTPQGNHSFHVKLESTPIRRFSDILTLASLACLIIFSIRVYNQKKN